The window CCGGGTCCGGTCCGACGACGACGTGGTACACCTCGGCCGCCGCGATCGCCGCCGCGCAACGGATGGCGGCGGCCGGGACCGTCGGTGACCCCGCGTGTTCGATGGCCTCCGTGGGCCGGCCGGATCCGAGCCTCGTCCCCCAGGGCGGCCGTATCGGCATCGGGAGTTACGGCGGCTACTGGTGCCTGATCTGGTAGGAGCGGCCGGACGGACGGTCAGTCCCGAAGCACCCAGCCCGGCGTCCAGGTTCCGGCGGTGTCGTGGCCGGTGGCCGTGGCTGCCAGGTAGGTCCGGAGGGTGGCCAGTGCCGGGTGGGGGTTGTCGCGGTGCCAGACGAGCGAGTGCGGGTAGACGGGCTGCGGGTCGGTCACCGGGATCCGGCGCAGGCCGTGGGCGGCGGGCCAGACGTGACGTGTGTGCTCCCCCATGAAGGTGGCCAGCGCAGGGGTGTCGGCGATGGTGTCGAGGAGTGCGTCGGAGCCGAAGTTGGGGCCGGTCGCCTCGATCGTGAGGCCGAACTCGGCGACGAGGTCGTCGTAGAACGCGGCCCATTCGGAACCGGGGACGATGCCGGGCATCCAGATCCGGTGCCCGGCGAGCTGAGCGACGGTCACCGAACGGGCGCCCGCCAGCGCGTGGGCGGGGCCGGTGAGGAGCTGGAGAGGCTCGTCGAGCACCCGGGCGGACTCGATGTCGTCCGGAAAGGGCCGGCCGGGCATGGCGACCGCGCGGAAGGACGCGTCGATCGTGCCGGACCGGATGGCGGCGACGGCAGTCTCGATGTCGAGGAGCATCAGCACGTCGAGGTCGATCTCGGGGTGTGCCTCGTGGAAGCCGCGCATCAGGCCGGACGCCGCGCCGCGTGAGGCGATCACGTCGACGCGCAGCGGACGGCGACTGGTGTGCACGGACGCGACCGCGCGCTCGGCGACACGCAGCAGCTCGCGCGCGTGGGGCAGGAAGGCCTGCCCGTCGATGGTGAGCTCGGCACCGCGCGGCGTGCGGGTGAACAGTCGTACGCCGAGAGTGCGCTCCAGCGCGGCGATGCGCTTGGACACCGCCTGCTGGGTGACTGCCAGCTGGGCGGCGGCCTCCTGGAAACGCCCCGCGGCGGCGGCGACGACGAAGGTCCGGACGGTGTCGAGGTCCATGACTGCACCCTACGGCCACAACCATGGGTTGTGGGTGGCGCCTCTGGAGTTGTTTGACCCCTGGTAGAGCGCTCGCTTTGATGATTCCGGTCGCGATTCGGTTGTGCAGCTGAGCGGTGTGGGGGGCAGGCGTGAGGAGCGGGCACCGGCTGGAACGGCTTCGCGGACATCGACTGGGGAGGCCCTTCGGGTGGCTCTGGGCTGCCTACGGGACCAGCGCGCTCGGCACATGGCTCGCCTTCGGCGCGGTCCCGCTGATCGCCGTCCATGTGCTGCGGTGCGGGCCGGCGGAGGTCGCCGCGCTCTCCTCCGTGGGGGCGGCGGTCGGCGCGGCCGTGGCGGTGCCGCTCGGGCCGTGGGTGGAGTTCCGTCGCAAGCGGCAGGTGCTGATCGCGACGGACCTGGTGCGGTTCGCGGCGCTGCTGACGATTCCGGCCGCGTTCGCGCTCGGCGCGCTCACCTTCGTTCAGCTCATGCTGGTCTCGATCGTCGTCGCCGCGGCGGACATCACCTTCCGCGCGGCCTCCGGCGCGTACCTGAAGGCGCTGCTGCCGGCCGAGGATCTCCTCGTCGCGAACGCCCGGTTCGAGTCCACGTCCTGGACGACCACGATCATCGGACCGCCACTGGGAGGTGTGGCGATCGGACTCCTCGGTCCGCTGGCGACGGTGGTGGCCGACGCGGTCAGCTACCTGCTGTCCGCTCTGGGTCTCCGTGCGATGGGCGGGGCGATGGGCGGGCACGAGCCGCGGCCCGAGGGCCGGAGGACCGCGCGCTTGCGAGCCGGGGAACTGCTCGACGGCTGGCGGTACCTCCTCACCGACGTGGCGCTGCGGCCGCTGTTCTTCAACACCGCCCTGTTCAACGGCCTGGTGATGGCCACCCAGCCGCTGCTGGCCGTCCTCATGCTCGGCCGACTCGGGTTCTCGCCGTGGCAGTACGGCCTCGCCTTCGCGGCACCCTCGATCGGCGGGCTGGTCGGTTCACGGCTGGCCCGACCGCTCGTCACCCGGTTCGGACAGCACCAGGTCCTGGTCGTGACCGGGGCGCTGCGCGCGCTCTGGCCCGTGGGCCTGGCCTTCCTGGGACCGGGCACCGGAGGGCTGGTGCTGGTGATGGGCGTCGAGTTCGGGCTCATCTTCTGCTGCGGGGTCTTCAACCCCGTCTGCACCACCTTCCGCCTGGGACGCACCGCGACCGACCGGGTCACCCGCACCCTGACCGCCTGGGCGGTGTCGACGAAGGCTGCGACCGCCCTCCTGACGGCCCTCTGGGGTGTGCTGGGCAGTCTGCTCGGCCCGCGTACGGCCATCGGGCTGGCCGGCGTGTTCCTGCTGGCCACCCCGCTCCTGCTCCCCCGCCGGGCGGCGGGGCGTGTCCCGGAGCCGGCAGCGGCACCGAACCGCGCCTGACGACCTCCAGGTGGCACCGAGGGCGTGCGAGGCCCGAGCCCCCGACCGCTCTCCGCGGTGGGGGGCTCGGGCGTTGTTCATGCCGTCGGCAGCAGCGGGCCGGAGGCTTCCGGTGCGGCGGCGCCGCCTTCTTCGCCGGACTGGAGTCGCAGCTCGGGGGCGGGACGGCGGAAGCCCTTGGTGATCGCGCCCAGCTCATCGACGCGACCGCCAGGACCGTGGTGGACCTCGGAGCCACAGCCACCGAGCTGCGCGACGTCGCCAGGGCCGCGGGTGTCACCCCCGCCTCGGTGCTCTACTACTGCGCCGACATCCAGGAACTGTTCTCCGCCGTGTTCGAGCGCAGCGCCGCGACGTACATCGTCAGCCGCGAGGAGGACATCGCGGCGGCGGGCCCGGTGGCACGGTTGCGTGCCTGCGTCCAACACCCGGCTGCTCTTCGAACTGTTCCCGGTCGCGCTGCGCAACGAAGGGGCGGCCGACCAGCAGCGCACCTTCGTCGGCCGGCAGACCGAGCTCACGCCCGGGCGCGTGTCGTGCGGCCCGGCGGACGTGATGTGCGCGGCCACTCGTCGCCGGCCGTACCCGACCGAACGGGGCACAGGATGTCGGGTCCGCCCGGGTGCGTCCTTCCTAATGTGAGTGATCGAAAGGGAAGGAGGCCGGGGTGCTGGAGCGACTGAACCAGGCCATGGAACACATCGAGTGCCGGCTCGACCGGCGGATCGAGGGCGCCGACCTCGCACGCATCGCGCTCACGTCGGAGTACCACCTGCGGCGGCTGTTCTCCGCGCTGGCGGGGATGCCGCTGTCGGAGTACGTCCGGCGCAGGCGGCTCACGGTCGCCGGTGCCGAGGTGCTGGCCGGTGACCGGACGCTGTTGGAGATCGGGCTGCGGTACGGCTACACGTCCGGCGAGGCGTTCGCGCGTGCGTTCCGCGCCGTGCACGGCGTCGGTCCCGGCGAGGCCAGACGGTCCGGCGCGCCTCTCCAGTCCCAGCCGCGGCTTTCCTTCCGTCTCACCGTCGAAGGGAGCAGCAGCATGCGATACCGGATCGTGCAGAAGGACGAGTTCCGTGTGGTGGGCAGGAAGGCGCGCGTCCCCCTCGTGCACCTGGGGGTGAACCCTGCCATCGCCGAGTTCGTCCGCGGCCTCGGGCAGGAGACGCTGCAGCGTATCCAGAGCCTGTCCGATCAGGAGCCGCAGGGGATCGTGGCGGTGACCGACAACCTGGACCCCAGTCGGGCGGAGGGGACCGAACTCGACTATTACCACGGGGTGGTGACCCGGGCCGCCGCGCCGCAGGACATGGACGCGCTCACGGTGCCGGCCGGATCGTGGGCCGTGTTCGGGAACTCCGGGCCGTTTCCCGAGGCGCTCCAATACCTCTGGCGGGACGTGTTCACGCAGTGGTTCCCGTCCAATCCGTACCAGAGCCGGCCGGGACCGGAGATCCTGCGGACGAGGCTGTCGCCGGACGCCACCCGGGCGGACGCGGAGCTGTGGATCCCCGTGGAGCGGACCCTGCTCTGACGGAAACGTCCGTCCTGGTCGTGGGAACCGTGCCCCGGCGTCGCCCGCCGGGGCCGGGGCACGGGGTCGTCAACCGCGCAGCGTCGTCGGCGCGCTGTTGTACGCCTCCGCCGTCAGCACCGGACGGCGGGACGAACAGGCGTCCGACGGCCAGGACAGCCGGACCGTGCGCGACTCCCCGGGCAGCAACCACAGGTAGTTGTCGCTGTACAGCGTCGGCAGCACCCGACTGCCGTGGGCGTCCTCCAGCAGGGACAGCCGGACCATGGCGGCCACCGCCGAACCGCGGTTGGCGACGGTCGCCGTCAGTCCGTGACGGTCCCCGGAGCGCGACACCTTGGTGATCGCACCGGTCAGTCTCACCTGCTCGGCCTTGTTCAGGTCGCGCAGGGAGGAGGCGTCGCGGTACCGCCAGTACGTGTTCCGTGACACCTCCTCGCCCCGGGCGTCCGTCAGGGTGAGTCGCAGCAGGTGCAGGTCCGGGAGGTCCTTGCTCCACTCCGCGGTGAACGCCTTCTCCGTGCCCGCCCGGCTGACGTTGACGTGGGCCGTCCTGGCCGGGCCGAGCTGCCGGCCGCCCAGGTCGAACACCCGGGCCGAGACAGTCGCTCCACGCAGGTCGGTCGAGGTGTGGTTGACCGCGATGACCTGCCACTTCACCGGGTCGGCCTGCACGTGCAACGGCTCGCAGGCAGAACGGGCGCCGTAGTAGGTCCCGTTGACGTCGAAATCGTAGTCGTACGTCTGCCAGACCGTGCTGTGCCAGGCCGGATGGGACATCCACAGCATGAGGCCGGACGCGTTGTCCCACAGGTTGGCGTTCCACGCCTCGAACATGGCGCGGGTGTTCTCGTAGTTGACGAACTGCGCCTTGCGGGCGAAGTCGTCCAGGTCTCCCGCTTCACCGAGGCGCGCTTCGATGGCCGCCTTGTAGACATGGGGTGCCTGGTTGCCGCGATCGCTCCAGTCGTGGAGGTACCAGGCGCCCTTGATGGGCCACTCCGGCTCGTCACCCGTCATGGTGCGCACGCTCGCCGCGGTGGAGACGACGGGCATGCCGATCTCGGTGTGGAAGCCGAAGTCCTTGCTGCCGTACGTCATGGGGTCGAAGTACTTCTCCGGCTCCACCCAGCCGTACGGGCCGCCGCCCGTGACGATGCCGCCCGCCGAATTGTTCTGGTAGAGCAGGCCGGGCGCCTGCTCTGCCACGGCCGCGCGCATGCCCTTGTCGATGGCGGCAGGGGGGTTGCCCTCGTTGGCGCCGCACCAGAGGACCACGCACGGGTGGCTGCGGAAGCGCAGCACGGTGTCGCGGGCGAGTGCGACGAACGCCTCGTGGTCCGGCGGGTCCATGCCCCAGGCGTTGGGGAAGTCGTTCCACACCAGGATGCCGTGCCGGTCGCAGGCGGCGAAGAACTCCTCCCGGTCGCTGCTGCCGACCCAGTTGCGGATCATGGTGAAGTTCATGTCGCGGTGCATGCGCACGGCCGCGTCCATGCGTTCCGCCGGCATACGGCGCAGCAGCTCGTCCCAGCCCCAGTTGCCGCCGCGGGCGAGCACGCGTACACCGTTGACGCTGATCTTCAGCGGATCGGGGGTGTTGGAGACGGACTTGACGTCGGTCCAGTTCTCGCCGTCGTCGGACACCTGGATGACGTACGTCTTCGGGTACGCGGTCTCCCAGACGACGGCGACGCGGTCGAACCCACGCCGGGATCCGAGGTCGACCTGGATCCACTGGTGGTCCTCGTAGGCGGAGGACCAACGGGTGTTCGGGTTGCCGTCCGTGGCGTTGGACGCGGGGTTGTCGGACTCCTCGGTGGAGGCGGTCGCCTTCTGGCGCAGGGAGAGGTCGGTGCCCGGGACGGCACGGTCGACGACGCTGAAGGTCCACAGCGAGTTGCCCCAACTGGTGTTCCGGAGACCGCAGTCGAGGCGGACGTAGCGTGCGGTGCGCCGGTCGAAGTCCTCGACCTGGAGGCTGGCGTTGCCGTTGCTGAACGGAAGCGGCACCGCGCCGTTGTCCACGGACTTCACGTCGGTCCAGTCCGAGCCGTTCGCCGAGACCTGCACGACGAAGGTCTTCGCGTACGCCTGCTCCCAGGTGAGGTCGACCCGGTCGAACGACTGGACGGAGCCCAGGTCGACGCGTATCCACTGGTCGTCCTCGTAGGCGGAGGACCAGCGGGTGCCGGCGTCGCCGTCGGTGGCGTTGGCCGCGCCGTTGCCGTCCTGATCGGTGGTGGAGGCCTCGGCGGCGGCGTGCAGGGCGAGGTCGACGCCGGGTCTCGCGCTGTCCCCGACGGAGAGCGTCCACAGGGAACTGCCCCAGGAGGTCGCCCGGGTCAGGCACTTGACGCGGAGATGCCGGGCCTGCTGCCGCTCAAAGGTCACGGTCTGCGTGTAGGCGTCGCGGGACGCGGTGAACGGGAGCGGCACCTCGTACTCGTAGCCGAACTGACGGATGCCGAAGCGGGTGGTGCGCCGGTCGCTCTCCTGTCCGCCGACCGCCGCCGTCAGCGTGAGATCGTGCAGACGGGCCTCGCCCAGTCCGTTGGGCCACCACAGTTCGGGGTCGCGCAGCTTCAACTGCGCGAAGGCGTCGGGGGCGAAGACGACGTCGGCGCTCTCGCCGGCCTTCACGGTCACGCTCTTCGACACCCGCGCGCTTCCGAAGGCCGCCGTGACCGTCGCCCGGTGATCGACGGAGTCGGCGTTGCGCACCGGTACGACGACGGTGACCTCGGCGACCGACACGTCCGGCAGGTCGGGCAGGACGGTGTCCACCCGTGGATCGCCGATGACGACGTGCCCGGTCGAGCGCAGCCGCACGTGGTTCCAGATGCCGGCCGCACGGTCGCGTACGGCGGGCATCCAGTCCCAGCCCGACGACGCGAGGTACGTCGGGGAGTTGAGGTTCATCTGCTGGGCGCCGGCATCGACCCACGCGTCGCCCTCGGGACCCTTGTCCCCAGGGCTGCCGGGCACCGGCATCGGGGTGATCCGTACGGCGAGCCCGTTCTCGCCGGCCCCGTCGAGCTGCCGGGTGATGTCGAAGGCGGCACGGGCGAACGGGTACGTCAGGTCGCCGACCTGCTTGCCGTTGAGCCATACCTCGGCCTTGTGGTTGACGCCGTCGAACTCCAGCCACACATGCCGTCCGGCGCCGGTGCGCAGTCCGCGCGGGAGCGTGAAGTCCCTTTTGTACCACCAGGAGTGGCGTGACAGAGCCTCCGGAATGCGCAGGTTGTTCAGGCCCGCCACCGGGTCGGGCAGTTTGCCCTGGTCCACGAGCGAGCCGAGCACCGTGCCGGGAACGGTCGCGGGCAGCCAGCCGCCGGTGTCCACGGACGTCCTGGACAGGGCGGCGCCGTCCGCGTCCGCCCAGTCGTCCATGGTGAGCCGCCAGCCCGACTCCACGGGCACGCTCCCGTCGTCGGCGACGGTGAGCCCGGGTGCCTTGCCCGGGTGGGAACCCCAATCGGTCCAGCCGGTGGCCGAAGGACGGTGATCCTCGGCGGTGCCGTACACCTCGAAGCCGTTGAGGCCGAGGGGCAGCGGGCTGGAGCGCTTCTGGGAGGTCATGCGCACCCGGCGCGCCCTGACCGGGCGCGGAAGCTGGATGTTCACGACGCCCCCGGTGCCCGCCGTGGTGCGGTACGCCGCCGTCCAGGACTCGCCGTCGGTGGACGTCTCCACCACGAAGGCCGTCGAGTAGCTGGACTGGACCTCTTTGCCGGTCGTGCCGCTGTGCACATTGCCGCTGGTGGGCGGCGTGTAGACCGGGGTGGAGGCGGCCGCCTCGAAGGTCAGGCGGACATGGGTGACCTCGCAGACGGCCTGGAGGTCCACGGCTATCCACTGGGGGTCACCGCCCTCGGCGCGCCATCCGCTGCCTCTGACTCCCTGAACGGAGAGACGGTCGACCACGAAGGAACCGAGCGTGGCGGCGTAGGCGGTCGAAGAGACCGAGACCGGTCGGTAGAGGGCCAGTTCGCCGGAGGTGGAGCGTTCGACGGGTGCGCCGGTGGGGACGGCAGCAGCATGCGGCACGGGGAGCACGGAGCCCAGGCCGAATCCGGCCAGCAGGGTGCTACCCGAGGTGACGACGGTCCGTCGCGACAGGTGCCGCGACGGACTCGACTGATCTGTCATGTGTGTGACGTCCCATCAAAATACGCGGGCCGAACCGGCTCCGCACGCCCCGCGCCGAAACGGATGACAACGTTGCCAAAGGCTGTGTCGGATGGCGTTTCCTGTCAACCCCTGATCGCCGATTGCCTCCGTCGGCAGCGAGTGCTCCCTCGTGGGGGTTGCCTGTGGCAAACACTCGGCATCGATGTTCGGCCGGTGGAGTCTCGAGCGCGTAGAGGGGATCGGAAGGTTTCGAGAGACCTCGCCGGGCGGGAGTCGTGGGCCTCGACTTCCCTCATCGAAGCTGGTGTTGGCTGGCCCCCCGCGTCAGGCGTCCGCCCCTGCCGACGCGAGCCGGAGGGGCCGCGGCGCGGCGCACAGTCGCCCGTCCGTCCCGACGTTCCATCGCTTGTGCAACTGGCATGGTTGCCTGATGGCATACAGAGGTCGAGCCCCGGAGATCTCGCCCAGAGCAGGAACGACGCGAGACCGACCGCCGCTTCGCAGGAGGTGGCGGTGCTGTCGTTTCTGGTGGCGATGCCGCGGGAGCCTTGGAGGCGCGCCAGGAGATCGGCCATGTGGCTGGTGATGTCCGGCCGGACGGCAGAGATGGTTCGGACATATGGCCGATGTTTGCAGCGACATTTTGTCGCAGCCTGGAAGCGTGGGAAGCCGCCTATCCGGGGGCCCGCTGTGGGCCCGCTGTCCGGGTTTCCGACCTCGGGCGCCCCTTCCTGCCGTGAGTAGCTCACCCGCTCCGCCTGGCATCTCCGTGCAGAGCTTTGGAGTGGGCCTTTCTCCATGTACTTGGCAAGGGTCGGCGGCAGGAAGTTTCGGCGGTTGTCAGACGGGTGCCTGGCCTGAACGGAGGCGAAGTCACATGTGCTCCGACGTCACCGCCGCCGATACGAGCGGTGCGACAGTCTCCACTGAGATGAAGATGGCCGAGGTCCTGGCCGGTGTCCTGCGCACTGAGCGGGTGCCGGTCGAAGGTGACTTCTTCACGGAGCTGGGTGCTGATTCGCTGGTGATGACGCAGTTCTGTGCGCGTGTGCGGAAGCGTGAGGATCTGCCCACGGTGTCGATGAAGGACGTCTATGGGCACCCTACGATCCGGAGCCTGGCCGCCGCCTTCACGGAGCATCCGGCCGCCGGCCGGCCGGAGTCGCCTGCCACCTCACAGACCGCCATGCCCGCCTCGGCAGAGAGTGACCACCGATCCGGCGTGCCGGCCGCGCCCCGGTTCGCCCCGTGGCGGTACGCGCTGTGCGGAATGGCCCAGCTCTTGGCCTTCCTCGTCTACTCCTCCGTCGCCGCCACTGTCGCCGTGTTCGGCTACCAGTGGACCGTGGAGGGCTCGGGGGCGGCGGGCGTGTATGCGCGGGCGGTCCTGTTCAGCACGGCGCTCTTCGTCGGCGCGTGCGCATTGCCCATCCTGGCCAAGTGGATACTCATCGGCCGCTACCGTCCCGGCCGGATTCCCTTGTGGAGCTTCGCGTACCTGCGCTTCTGGTGCGTCAAGACCCTCATCCGCACCAGCCCGGTACGTCTGTTCACCGGCTCACCGCTGTACGTGCTGTACCTCAGAGCCCTTGGCGCACACATCGGAAAGGGGGTCACCATCCTGGCCCACCAGATCCCCGTCTGCACCGACATGTTGTCCATCGGCGACGGCACAGTCGTCCGCAAGGACGTTCTGCTGTCCTGCTACCGGGCGCACGACGGGTGCATCGAGACGGGACCCGTCGCCCTCGGGGCCGATGTGACCATTGGTGTGCAGGCTGTCCTCGACATCGACACGTCGATGGGCGACCACTCCCAGCTGGGGCATGCCTCCTCCCTGCACCCTGGACAGGCGATCCCGGCCGGAGAGTCGTGGCACGGGACGCCGGCGCAGCCGACGACGACCGACTTTCGCACCGTCGAACCCGCCACGTGCGGAGCTCTTCGCAGGGTTTCCTACAGCCTGTCGCAGCTGCTCGCCTTCCTCCTGGTGTACCTGCCCCTGACCGTCGCCGGTGTAAGCCTCGTGTTCATGGCGCTGCCCCGACTCAACTCGGCATTCACGCCCGGCCTGCAGGCCCTGGACAACCCCGCGTTCTATCTCGAGGCCCTGGTCGCCTCTGTCGTGGTCTTCTTCGGAGGCATCGCCGCGGGTCTGGTGGCGCTGAGCACGATGCCGCGACTGCTCAGCCTGGCGATCCGACCGGGCAGGACCTACCCGCTGTACGGCTTCCACCACGGCGTCCAGCGGGCGATCACTCGTCTGACCAACGTCAGGTTCTTCACCACGCTGTTCGGTGACAGCTCCGCGATCGTGCACTACCTGCGGTGCCTCGGTTACGACCTGTGCCGCGTCGAGCAGACCGGGTCGAACTTCGGCTCGGTCGTCCGGCACGACACCCCATATCTCAGCACCGTGGGCCGAGGCACGATGATCGCCGACGGCCTCTCGATCGTCAACGCCGACTTCTCCAGCTCGTCCTTCCGCTTGTCCCGCGCCTCGATCGGGCCGAACAATTTTCTCGGCAACCACATCGCCTACCCGTCCGACGGCCGGACCGGTGACAACTGCCTGCTCGCGACAAAGGTCATGGTCCCGATCGACGGCGAGCTACGCGAAGGCGTGGGCCTGCTTGGCTCACCCAGCTTCGAGATCCCGCGTACGGTGCTGCGCGATACGCGATTCGAGCGGATCTCCCACGGGGAAGAGCGGCGCCGCCGGCTCGCCGCCAAGAACAGGCACAACACGACCACCGCGAGCCTGCACTTGCTGTCGCGCTGGTTCCACTTCTTCGTACTCGTGCTCATCACCATGACCGCCATAGAGCTCTACCACGCCATCGGTGTACCGGCGTACGCGCTGGCGGGCCTGCTCACCCTCGTGTTCACCGTCGTCTACTTCACTCTGATCGAAAGAGCCGTCACGGCGCTGAAGCCGCTGAGGTCGCTGTACTGCTCGATCTACGATCCGGACTTCTGGAGCCACGAGCGCTACTGGAAGCTGACGGCGCACGACTACGTGCACCTGTTCAACGGCACCCCGTTCAAGACCATGATCTGGCGATGGCGGGGCGCCAGAATCGGCCGTCACGTCTTCGACGACGGCTGCATGATCTCCGAACGCGGCCTCACCAGCATCGGATACGGCAGCACGCTCAACGCCGGCTGCATCATCCAGTGCCACTCGCAGGAGGACGGTGCCTTCAAGTCCGACCGCGTCGCGCTCGGCGCGGGTGTCACCATCGGCGTGGGTGCCCTCGTCCACTACGGCACGACGGTCGGCGACCAGGCGCAGCTCGCTGCTCACTCCTTCCTCATGAAAGGCGAGGAAATCCCACCCGACGCACGGTGGGAGGGAAACCCCGCTGGGGACGCGGACGCGATCAGCCGGCGATAGGCCACGCGGCGGTGGGCGCCTCCTGCCCAACAGGGGAAAACCTCTTGTCGATCTTCGAAGGGGTGTGGGACTCTACGAGCCGAGTCATCCGGCTCACCCGTCTCACGGACTGTTCAAGGACTGAGGCCATGATCACGGCGTCCCCCAGCGGCCGCCGTCAGCA of the Streptomyces sp. 1222.5 genome contains:
- a CDS encoding LysR family transcriptional regulator → MDLDTVRTFVVAAAAGRFQEAAAQLAVTQQAVSKRIAALERTLGVRLFTRTPRGAELTIDGQAFLPHARELLRVAERAVASVHTSRRPLRVDVIASRGAASGLMRGFHEAHPEIDLDVLMLLDIETAVAAIRSGTIDASFRAVAMPGRPFPDDIESARVLDEPLQLLTGPAHALAGARSVTVAQLAGHRIWMPGIVPGSEWAAFYDDLVAEFGLTIEATGPNFGSDALLDTIADTPALATFMGEHTRHVWPAAHGLRRIPVTDPQPVYPHSLVWHRDNPHPALATLRTYLAATATGHDTAGTWTPGWVLRD
- a CDS encoding discoidin domain-containing protein: MTDQSSPSRHLSRRTVVTSGSTLLAGFGLGSVLPVPHAAAVPTGAPVERSTSGELALYRPVSVSSTAYAATLGSFVVDRLSVQGVRGSGWRAEGGDPQWIAVDLQAVCEVTHVRLTFEAAASTPVYTPPTSGNVHSGTTGKEVQSSYSTAFVVETSTDGESWTAAYRTTAGTGGVVNIQLPRPVRARRVRMTSQKRSSPLPLGLNGFEVYGTAEDHRPSATGWTDWGSHPGKAPGLTVADDGSVPVESGWRLTMDDWADADGAALSRTSVDTGGWLPATVPGTVLGSLVDQGKLPDPVAGLNNLRIPEALSRHSWWYKRDFTLPRGLRTGAGRHVWLEFDGVNHKAEVWLNGKQVGDLTYPFARAAFDITRQLDGAGENGLAVRITPMPVPGSPGDKGPEGDAWVDAGAQQMNLNSPTYLASSGWDWMPAVRDRAAGIWNHVRLRSTGHVVIGDPRVDTVLPDLPDVSVAEVTVVVPVRNADSVDHRATVTAAFGSARVSKSVTVKAGESADVVFAPDAFAQLKLRDPELWWPNGLGEARLHDLTLTAAVGGQESDRRTTRFGIRQFGYEYEVPLPFTASRDAYTQTVTFERQQARHLRVKCLTRATSWGSSLWTLSVGDSARPGVDLALHAAAEASTTDQDGNGAANATDGDAGTRWSSAYEDDQWIRVDLGSVQSFDRVDLTWEQAYAKTFVVQVSANGSDWTDVKSVDNGAVPLPFSNGNASLQVEDFDRRTARYVRLDCGLRNTSWGNSLWTFSVVDRAVPGTDLSLRQKATASTEESDNPASNATDGNPNTRWSSAYEDHQWIQVDLGSRRGFDRVAVVWETAYPKTYVIQVSDDGENWTDVKSVSNTPDPLKISVNGVRVLARGGNWGWDELLRRMPAERMDAAVRMHRDMNFTMIRNWVGSSDREEFFAACDRHGILVWNDFPNAWGMDPPDHEAFVALARDTVLRFRSHPCVVLWCGANEGNPPAAIDKGMRAAVAEQAPGLLYQNNSAGGIVTGGGPYGWVEPEKYFDPMTYGSKDFGFHTEIGMPVVSTAASVRTMTGDEPEWPIKGAWYLHDWSDRGNQAPHVYKAAIEARLGEAGDLDDFARKAQFVNYENTRAMFEAWNANLWDNASGLMLWMSHPAWHSTVWQTYDYDFDVNGTYYGARSACEPLHVQADPVKWQVIAVNHTSTDLRGATVSARVFDLGGRQLGPARTAHVNVSRAGTEKAFTAEWSKDLPDLHLLRLTLTDARGEEVSRNTYWRYRDASSLRDLNKAEQVRLTGAITKVSRSGDRHGLTATVANRGSAVAAMVRLSLLEDAHGSRVLPTLYSDNYLWLLPGESRTVRLSWPSDACSSRRPVLTAEAYNSAPTTLRG
- a CDS encoding MFS transporter gives rise to the protein MRSGHRLERLRGHRLGRPFGWLWAAYGTSALGTWLAFGAVPLIAVHVLRCGPAEVAALSSVGAAVGAAVAVPLGPWVEFRRKRQVLIATDLVRFAALLTIPAAFALGALTFVQLMLVSIVVAAADITFRAASGAYLKALLPAEDLLVANARFESTSWTTTIIGPPLGGVAIGLLGPLATVVADAVSYLLSALGLRAMGGAMGGHEPRPEGRRTARLRAGELLDGWRYLLTDVALRPLFFNTALFNGLVMATQPLLAVLMLGRLGFSPWQYGLAFAAPSIGGLVGSRLARPLVTRFGQHQVLVVTGALRALWPVGLAFLGPGTGGLVLVMGVEFGLIFCCGVFNPVCTTFRLGRTATDRVTRTLTAWAVSTKAATALLTALWGVLGSLLGPRTAIGLAGVFLLATPLLLPRRAAGRVPEPAAAPNRA
- a CDS encoding Pls/PosA family non-ribosomal peptide synthetase, with amino-acid sequence MKMAEVLAGVLRTERVPVEGDFFTELGADSLVMTQFCARVRKREDLPTVSMKDVYGHPTIRSLAAAFTEHPAAGRPESPATSQTAMPASAESDHRSGVPAAPRFAPWRYALCGMAQLLAFLVYSSVAATVAVFGYQWTVEGSGAAGVYARAVLFSTALFVGACALPILAKWILIGRYRPGRIPLWSFAYLRFWCVKTLIRTSPVRLFTGSPLYVLYLRALGAHIGKGVTILAHQIPVCTDMLSIGDGTVVRKDVLLSCYRAHDGCIETGPVALGADVTIGVQAVLDIDTSMGDHSQLGHASSLHPGQAIPAGESWHGTPAQPTTTDFRTVEPATCGALRRVSYSLSQLLAFLLVYLPLTVAGVSLVFMALPRLNSAFTPGLQALDNPAFYLEALVASVVVFFGGIAAGLVALSTMPRLLSLAIRPGRTYPLYGFHHGVQRAITRLTNVRFFTTLFGDSSAIVHYLRCLGYDLCRVEQTGSNFGSVVRHDTPYLSTVGRGTMIADGLSIVNADFSSSSFRLSRASIGPNNFLGNHIAYPSDGRTGDNCLLATKVMVPIDGELREGVGLLGSPSFEIPRTVLRDTRFERISHGEERRRRLAAKNRHNTTTASLHLLSRWFHFFVLVLITMTAIELYHAIGVPAYALAGLLTLVFTVVYFTLIERAVTALKPLRSLYCSIYDPDFWSHERYWKLTAHDYVHLFNGTPFKTMIWRWRGARIGRHVFDDGCMISERGLTSIGYGSTLNAGCIIQCHSQEDGAFKSDRVALGAGVTIGVGALVHYGTTVGDQAQLAAHSFLMKGEEIPPDARWEGNPAGDADAISRR
- a CDS encoding TetR/AcrR family transcriptional regulator, whose translation is MDLGATATELRDVARAAGVTPASVLYYCADIQELFSAVFERSAATYIVSREEDIAAAGPVARLRACVQHPAALRTVPGRAAQRRGGRPAAHLRRPADRAHARARVVRPGGRDVRGHSSPAVPDRTGHRMSGPPGCVLPNVSDRKGRRPGCWSD
- a CDS encoding GyrI-like domain-containing protein codes for the protein MLERLNQAMEHIECRLDRRIEGADLARIALTSEYHLRRLFSALAGMPLSEYVRRRRLTVAGAEVLAGDRTLLEIGLRYGYTSGEAFARAFRAVHGVGPGEARRSGAPLQSQPRLSFRLTVEGSSSMRYRIVQKDEFRVVGRKARVPLVHLGVNPAIAEFVRGLGQETLQRIQSLSDQEPQGIVAVTDNLDPSRAEGTELDYYHGVVTRAAAPQDMDALTVPAGSWAVFGNSGPFPEALQYLWRDVFTQWFPSNPYQSRPGPEILRTRLSPDATRADAELWIPVERTLL